One Scophthalmus maximus strain ysfricsl-2021 chromosome 1, ASM2237912v1, whole genome shotgun sequence genomic region harbors:
- the peli3 gene encoding E3 ubiquitin-protein ligase pellino homolog 1 isoform X1 — protein sequence MQTLVLRKRGQGISFSIQRGDSLISLQSGLRGHWKLPTNSTAFCPPGGSPASTSQFIPFVESTLPPPLHHYHSSISRQGNREPGSEPQLWPVGMVLEGSSEALCPPPSLELRPSCNKSQSSPPLSTSSQPHDGVFPEDKEPVKYGELIVLGHNGSLANGDKGRRRSRLALYKRPKANGVKPDVIHNVSTPLVSKALSNKSQHSISYTLSRSHSVIVEYTHDTNTDMFQIGRSTESMIDFVVTDTAGSGSSQGGGAAGEGGGGGQSAQSTISRYACRIMCERTAPYTARIYAAGFDSSKNIFLGERAAKWRTSDGLMDGLTTNGVLVMHPAGEFVSEPAPGVWREISVCGNVFALRETRSAQQRGKLVENESNTLQDGSLIDLCGATLLWRTPAGLRHTPTLKQLESLRQELNAARPQCPVGFNTLAFPSLAQREIVDKKQPWVYVNCGHVHGYHNWGYRKEKGPAGPGGTAPASTGERECPMCRRVGPYVPLWLGCEGGLYLDAGPPTHAFCPCGHVCSEKTVVGWSQIPLPHGTHAFHAACPFCGTWLTGEQGHIKLIFQGPVD from the exons ATGCAGACTTTGGTTTTAAGAAAAAGAGGTCAAGGGATTAGTTTTTCAATTCAGAGAGGTGACTCCCTAATTTCTCTTCAGTCAGGCCTGAGAGGTCACTGGAAGTTGCCCACAAACAGCACAGCATTCTGCCCTCCCGGAGGAAGCCCTGCCTCCACTTCTCAATTCATCCCCTTCGTGGAGTCCACTCTGCCTCCGCCTCTACATCACTACCACAGCTCAATATCCCGCCAGGGCAACAGAGAGCCTGG caGCGAGCCCCAGTTGTGGCCGGTGGGCATGGTTTTGGAGGGTAGCTCAGAGGCGCTGTGTCCCCCCCCATCTCTGGAGCTGCGCCCATCCTGCAACAAGAGCCAGTCCTCGCCTCCTCTGAGCACAAGCTCACAACCCCACGACGGAGTCTTCCCCGAGGACAAGGAGCCCGTCAAGTACGGCGAGCTCATCGTCTTAGG GCACAATGGGTCGCTGGCCAATGGGGACAAGGGTCGCAGAAGAAGTCGTCTGGCCCTTTACAAGAGACCCAAAGCCAACGGGGTCAAACCTGATGTTATCCACAATGTCTCAACACCGCTGGTGTCAAAG GCACTCAGCAACAAAAGCCAGCACAGCATTTCCTACACACTGTCACGGAGCCACTCTGTCATCGTGGAGTACACCCATGACACCAACACAGACATGTTCCAG ATTGGTCGGTCCACAGAGAGCATGATCGACTTTGTGGTGACGGACACGGCAGGCAGTGGCAGCAGTCAGGGTGGGGGTGCTGCAGGGGAGGGCGGCGGTGGAGGACAGTCAGCACAGAGCACCATTTCTCGCTACGCATGTCGCATCATGTGTGAACGCACCGCTCCCTACACCGCCCGCATTTACGCTGCCGGTTTCGACTCCTCCAAGAACATCTTCCTGGGG GAGCGGGCCGCCAAATGGAGGACGTCGGATGGCTTGATGGATGGCCTGACCACCAATGGGGTGCTGGTGATGCATCCGGCAGGGGAGTTTGTGTCCGAGCCGGCTCCGGGCGTCTGGAGGGAGATCTCCGTATGTGGCAACGTGTTTGCCCTGAGGGAGACCCGCTCAGcccagcagagaggaaaactg GTTGAAAATGAGTCCAATACCCTGCAGGACGGTTCACTGATTGACCTGTGTGGGGCTACCCTGCTGTGGAGGACCCCCGCCGGACTGCGCCACACCCCCACTCTCAAACAGCTGGAGTCCCTGCGCCAGGAGCTAAATGCAGCGCGGCCACAGTGTCCCGTGGGCTTCAACACCCTGGCCTTCCCAAGCCTGGCCCAGCGTGAGATCGTAGACAAGAAGCAGCCCTGGGTCTATGTTAACTGTGGCCACGTGCATGGCTACCACAACTGGGGCTACCGCAAGGAGAAGGGTCCCGCCGGCCCCGGGGGCACAGCACCGGCCAGCACTGGGGAGAGGGAGTGCCCCATGTGCCGGCGAGTGGGGCCCTATGTGCCACTGTGGCTGGGCTGTGAGGGAGGATTATACCTGGACGCTGGGCCGCCCACTCATGCGTTCTGCCCCTGTGGCCATGTGTGCTCAGAAAAGACAGTGGTGGGGTGGAGCCAGATCCCATTGCCCCATGGCACCCATGCCTTCCATGCTGCCTGCCCCTTCTGTGGTACCTGGTTGACCGGGGAGCAGGGCCACATTAAACTCATCTTCCAGGGCCCCGTCGACTGA